Proteins found in one Cobetia sp. L2A1 genomic segment:
- a CDS encoding SDR family NAD(P)-dependent oxidoreductase, with protein sequence MSGATSHAHSTSPATRKRIWLTGASSGIGEGVARRLLADGHRVAISARSTDKLEALAQAAAGGPGEALVVTLDLTDRDAICQAALQIEESFGGLDLLLLNAGTCEYLDARDFEADLVQRVFATNFHAAIDVIESALPLLRMAAAEGGERPQLAAVSSASAYLPLPRAEAYGASKAALSYFLESLRLDLEAQEIDVSIIHPGFVKTPLTERNDFPMPMQVTIEQAVDAILKGLARHRLDIHFPKRFTLMVKLLGILPQSVRRRIGLRMTRS encoded by the coding sequence ATGTCCGGTGCCACTTCACACGCCCACTCCACAAGCCCAGCGACCCGTAAGCGTATCTGGCTGACAGGTGCCAGCTCTGGCATCGGAGAAGGCGTGGCTCGCCGACTGCTGGCTGACGGTCATCGCGTCGCAATAAGTGCGCGTTCGACCGATAAGCTGGAAGCACTCGCCCAGGCAGCAGCAGGCGGCCCCGGCGAAGCGCTGGTCGTGACGCTCGACCTGACTGACCGTGATGCCATCTGCCAAGCCGCGTTGCAGATAGAAGAGAGCTTTGGCGGGCTGGATCTGCTGCTATTGAATGCCGGCACCTGTGAATACCTTGATGCCCGTGATTTTGAGGCAGATCTCGTTCAACGAGTCTTTGCGACCAATTTCCATGCTGCCATTGATGTCATCGAGAGTGCCCTGCCGCTATTGCGCATGGCAGCCGCCGAGGGCGGCGAACGGCCTCAGCTGGCTGCGGTTTCCAGCGCATCCGCTTATCTGCCCCTCCCGCGCGCAGAAGCATATGGTGCATCGAAAGCGGCGCTCAGCTACTTCCTTGAGTCCCTACGGCTGGATCTGGAGGCGCAAGAAATCGACGTCAGCATCATTCACCCAGGCTTTGTGAAAACGCCACTGACGGAGCGCAACGATTTCCCGATGCCCATGCAAGTGACCATTGAGCAGGCCGTTGATGCCATTCTCAAGGGCCTTGCCAGGCATCGGCTCGATATTCATTTCCCCAAGCGCTTCACGCTGATGGTCAAGCTGTTGGGCATTCTGCCGCAATCCGTTCGGCGTCGTATCGGACTGCGCATGACGCGCAGCTGA
- a CDS encoding DUF2878 domain-containing protein — MLAPNTRLLLNAGLFQLGWFSCVLGGSLVATLMAPLILAFHLAVIVPAHQRRRELRWLIGFAALGMVIDGSLSLAGGYSLTPKASVGWSQWLPLPVWMWWLWPLFASTIHHALAWLWKRPWLAAAGGAVSAPLSYYGGAQFAGIGLADWLLPAQALIWGVMCLAIARLSVERQRA; from the coding sequence ATGCTGGCACCTAACACGCGCCTCTTACTCAATGCCGGCCTTTTTCAGCTTGGCTGGTTCAGTTGCGTTCTGGGAGGATCGCTGGTCGCCACGCTGATGGCGCCGTTGATATTGGCGTTTCATCTGGCGGTCATCGTCCCCGCCCATCAGCGCCGTCGCGAATTACGCTGGCTCATCGGCTTTGCAGCATTGGGGATGGTAATTGATGGTAGCTTGTCACTGGCAGGGGGGTATTCACTAACACCGAAAGCCTCTGTCGGCTGGTCACAGTGGCTACCACTCCCCGTCTGGATGTGGTGGCTATGGCCACTGTTCGCCAGCACCATTCATCATGCACTCGCCTGGCTGTGGAAGCGTCCGTGGCTGGCAGCAGCTGGCGGGGCAGTCAGTGCGCCACTCTCATACTATGGGGGCGCCCAGTTCGCAGGCATCGGTCTTGCAGACTGGCTGCTGCCGGCGCAAGCCCTCATCTGGGGCGTAATGTGTCTCGCCATTGCGCGACTGTCAGTTGAGCGGCAGAGGGCCTAA
- the fabA gene encoding 3-hydroxyacyl-[acyl-carrier-protein] dehydratase FabA, giving the protein MTKQHSFTHDELLACGQGELFGPGNAQLPAPNMLMLDRITHISEEGGSHGKGQLIAELDISPDLWFFDCHFPGDPVMPGCLGLDAMWQLVGFHLGWLGNPGRGRALGCGEVKFSGQVLPTAKKVTYTINIKRVITRKLILGIADGTVTVDGRDIYQANDLRVGLFTSTANF; this is encoded by the coding sequence GTGACCAAGCAACACTCTTTTACTCACGACGAGCTGCTGGCCTGTGGCCAGGGCGAACTCTTCGGCCCAGGCAATGCTCAACTGCCTGCCCCCAACATGCTGATGCTAGATCGCATCACTCACATTAGTGAGGAAGGCGGCAGCCACGGCAAAGGTCAGCTGATCGCTGAGCTGGATATCTCCCCGGACCTGTGGTTCTTTGACTGCCACTTCCCGGGTGACCCGGTGATGCCCGGCTGCCTGGGACTTGATGCCATGTGGCAGCTGGTTGGCTTCCACCTCGGCTGGCTCGGCAATCCGGGGCGCGGTCGCGCACTGGGCTGCGGTGAGGTCAAGTTCTCTGGCCAGGTGTTGCCGACGGCCAAGAAAGTGACCTATACCATCAACATCAAGCGAGTTATCACTCGCAAGCTGATCCTCGGCATTGCCGATGGTACAGTGACTGTTGATGGCCGCGACATCTATCAGGCCAACGACCTGCGCGTCGGTCTGTTCACCTCCACTGCGAACTTCTGA
- a CDS encoding nuclear transport factor 2 family protein, with the protein MQALPKDMSPALVRVCRLYEKLDKTSTELLKSVYSDDIVFRDPLHEVRGIRALNAYFSDLYANVESIAFVFHQPLGPLDSTEEGSEYGLAWLSWTMTYRHPRLNRGRDITVEGASRLEFHEGRILRHRDFFDAGELLYEQLPILRNVIGLLKRRLG; encoded by the coding sequence ATGCAGGCACTCCCCAAGGACATGAGTCCGGCGCTTGTTCGTGTATGCCGACTTTACGAAAAACTGGACAAGACCTCTACAGAGCTGCTGAAATCAGTCTACAGCGATGACATTGTCTTCCGAGATCCACTGCATGAAGTGCGAGGCATTCGTGCTCTCAACGCTTACTTCTCCGACCTTTATGCCAATGTCGAGTCGATAGCGTTCGTCTTTCATCAGCCGCTTGGGCCGCTCGACAGCACAGAGGAAGGCAGTGAATACGGACTGGCGTGGTTGAGCTGGACCATGACCTACCGTCACCCACGCTTGAATCGTGGCCGGGATATCACAGTAGAGGGAGCGTCGCGCCTTGAGTTTCATGAGGGGCGCATCCTCCGCCATCGCGATTTCTTCGATGCCGGCGAGCTGCTCTATGAGCAACTGCCCATTCTGCGCAACGTGATTGGTCTACTGAAGCGTCGACTGGGCTGA
- a CDS encoding lysophospholipid acyltransferase family protein has protein sequence MPVNAVRSVLFYFGYFMALLLSAVVLVPLAACLPLKARYRVLHSYNHIVLWWFRLTCGVTVHVSGREQVPEGACVLLANHQSEWETIYLQVVKRPLCTVLKKELLKIPVFGWGLKLLEPIPLDRTQPAKALKQVLTVGTQRLKDGFTVLIFPEGTRIAPGSRKKFNKSGAAIACRAGVPVVPVAHNAGEIWPNDSWIKHPGTLNVVFGPAIETTGRKPDVVVAEAEAWVEATLVEISQVQRPPLEAEAPADSVGV, from the coding sequence ATGCCTGTGAATGCGGTGCGTAGTGTGCTGTTCTATTTTGGTTATTTCATGGCGCTGCTGTTGAGTGCTGTTGTGTTGGTACCACTGGCGGCCTGCTTGCCGCTCAAGGCACGATATCGTGTACTGCATAGCTACAACCATATTGTGCTGTGGTGGTTTCGCCTCACCTGCGGTGTAACCGTGCACGTCAGCGGTCGTGAGCAGGTGCCAGAAGGCGCCTGTGTGCTGCTGGCCAACCACCAGAGCGAGTGGGAAACCATCTACCTGCAGGTCGTCAAACGTCCGTTGTGTACCGTGCTCAAGAAAGAACTACTCAAGATTCCCGTCTTCGGATGGGGTTTGAAACTACTGGAGCCGATTCCGCTGGATCGCACTCAGCCTGCCAAGGCACTCAAGCAAGTGCTGACCGTTGGCACACAGCGCCTGAAGGATGGTTTCACGGTATTGATCTTCCCGGAGGGGACTCGCATTGCACCGGGTAGCCGCAAGAAGTTCAACAAGTCCGGTGCTGCCATCGCGTGTCGTGCAGGCGTACCAGTCGTGCCAGTTGCTCACAACGCGGGTGAAATCTGGCCCAACGATAGCTGGATCAAACATCCCGGTACGCTCAATGTCGTATTTGGTCCTGCCATCGAAACGACAGGACGTAAGCCGGATGTGGTAGTCGCTGAAGCTGAGGCATGGGTCGAGGCAACGCTGGTGGAGATCTCTCAAGTACAGCGCCCACCGCTAGAGGCTGAAGCTCCGGCGGACAGTGTTGGCGTTTGA
- a CDS encoding SAM-dependent methyltransferase, whose product MSHFESVPPSPATTHLPTDRLTRLLRPRLLRMLNSLEGGTLTVLEGHERHVLGKGGPRNITLRINDSRAWRRMALGGTVAASEAYMDGQWEADDLVGLIRLFAFNLEQVNSSVDSGTSRFSKWALSVAYALARNTLEGSKRNISAHYDLGNDLFTLFLDHEHRMYSSAVFPTPTASLEEASTHKLERLFDMLALGPEHHLLEIGTGWGGLALHAAKTRGCRVTTTTISDEQHAYTAARIAEEGLEDRITLLKQDYRALEGRFDRIVSVEMIEAVGHQYLPTYLKTLERLLTHDGLIALQAITIRDQRFAAARREMDFIKRYIFPGGFLPSHGAILTAMQRDTQLNLLQLEDIGLHYAATLKVWGQRFEARLGDVYAQGYDERFVRMWRYYMAYCEGGFRERTIGTCQLLLGGPNARPIQAGLTDWNA is encoded by the coding sequence ATGAGTCATTTCGAATCCGTACCGCCCAGTCCTGCGACGACCCATCTGCCGACAGACCGTCTGACTCGATTGCTACGTCCACGCCTACTGCGCATGCTGAACTCGCTGGAGGGCGGCACGCTGACCGTACTGGAAGGCCATGAACGGCATGTGCTGGGCAAGGGCGGTCCACGTAATATCACGCTGCGCATCAATGACTCACGCGCCTGGCGGCGCATGGCACTAGGTGGCACCGTCGCGGCATCGGAAGCCTACATGGACGGCCAGTGGGAGGCGGATGATCTCGTCGGCCTTATTCGCCTGTTCGCCTTCAATCTGGAACAGGTCAACAGCTCAGTAGATAGCGGTACCTCACGCTTCTCAAAATGGGCACTCAGTGTGGCGTATGCACTGGCGCGCAACACGCTGGAGGGCTCGAAACGCAATATCTCGGCCCATTATGATCTCGGCAATGACCTGTTTACGCTGTTCCTCGATCATGAACATCGGATGTACTCCTCCGCCGTATTCCCGACCCCTACCGCCAGCCTCGAAGAGGCCTCAACACATAAGCTCGAGCGACTGTTCGACATGTTGGCGTTAGGGCCAGAGCACCACCTGCTGGAAATTGGAACAGGCTGGGGAGGACTTGCACTGCATGCGGCCAAGACGCGCGGATGCCGTGTCACTACCACGACGATTTCCGATGAGCAGCATGCTTATACGGCAGCGAGAATCGCTGAAGAGGGTCTCGAGGATCGCATTACGCTGCTCAAGCAGGATTATCGTGCGCTGGAAGGTCGCTTTGATCGTATCGTCTCGGTAGAAATGATCGAGGCAGTGGGCCATCAGTACTTGCCCACCTACCTGAAAACACTGGAGCGACTGCTCACGCATGACGGCCTGATCGCGCTCCAGGCCATCACGATCCGTGATCAACGCTTTGCCGCCGCACGCCGCGAGATGGACTTCATCAAGCGTTATATCTTCCCGGGGGGGTTCTTGCCCTCACATGGCGCCATTCTGACTGCCATGCAGCGTGATACTCAGCTCAACCTGCTGCAACTCGAGGATATCGGGCTGCATTACGCCGCCACGCTCAAGGTATGGGGGCAGCGCTTCGAAGCGCGTCTAGGAGACGTCTACGCACAGGGCTATGACGAGCGATTTGTACGTATGTGGCGTTACTACATGGCTTACTGCGAGGGCGGTTTCCGTGAGCGCACCATCGGCACCTGCCAGCTACTATTGGGCGGACCCAATGCACGCCCGATCCAGGCAGGCCTGACAGACTGGAACGCCTGA
- a CDS encoding NAD(P)/FAD-dependent oxidoreductase — protein MNTSSSRSSADLPRQRIAVIGSGISGMAAAHYLNRHHEVHVFESAERLGGHTATMQVETSDGREWAIDTGFIVFNDRTYPHFLSLLEQLGVPYQPTEMSFSVHSTAQDFEYNGHTLLSLFAQKRNVLRPRFYRLLRDILRFNTQAAADLDNGKLASGATLGEYLEANRYSQVFRDYYLLPMGAAIWSASIEDIARFPLVFFVRFFRNHGLLSVNDRPQWFTLVGGSSSYIPQLTERYAEHIHLGCELRRITRDADGVTLEHVDGRSDRFDQVVLACHAPQALALLDDASDVEREVLSAITTQRNEVVMHTDTSLLPKRRAAWASWNYRLDGREDAQRVSVTYDMNILQRLDDTKHPPRDTFCVTLNDSDAIDPTKVLGRYAYDHPRFTLKAEAAKARFAEISAVEGSVGGPVGRTHFCGAWWRNGFHEDGVWSALRVAEALGTREADD, from the coding sequence ATGAACACATCCTCTTCGCGCTCATCGGCAGACCTGCCTCGCCAACGCATTGCCGTGATTGGCAGTGGCATCAGCGGCATGGCCGCCGCCCATTACCTCAATCGCCATCATGAGGTGCATGTCTTCGAATCTGCGGAGCGACTGGGCGGCCATACCGCCACCATGCAGGTGGAAACGTCCGATGGGCGTGAGTGGGCGATCGATACCGGTTTCATTGTGTTCAATGATCGCACCTACCCCCATTTTCTGAGTCTGCTAGAGCAGCTCGGCGTGCCCTACCAGCCGACCGAGATGAGTTTCTCGGTGCATTCGACCGCTCAGGATTTCGAGTACAACGGCCATACCCTGCTGTCGCTGTTCGCTCAGAAACGCAATGTACTGCGTCCCCGCTTCTATCGACTGTTGCGTGACATCCTGCGCTTCAACACTCAAGCAGCCGCTGATCTCGACAACGGCAAGCTGGCCAGCGGCGCGACACTGGGCGAGTACCTGGAGGCCAATCGTTACTCACAAGTGTTTCGAGACTACTACCTGCTGCCGATGGGTGCCGCGATCTGGTCCGCCAGCATCGAAGACATCGCGCGCTTCCCACTGGTCTTCTTTGTGCGCTTCTTCCGCAATCACGGCCTGTTATCAGTCAATGATCGTCCTCAGTGGTTCACGTTGGTGGGAGGCTCAAGTAGCTATATTCCTCAGCTGACCGAGCGCTACGCCGAGCACATACATCTAGGCTGCGAGCTACGACGCATCACGCGTGATGCAGATGGCGTGACACTGGAACACGTCGATGGTCGCAGCGATCGTTTTGATCAGGTCGTGCTGGCTTGCCACGCGCCACAGGCGCTGGCACTACTGGATGATGCCAGCGATGTCGAGCGCGAGGTGCTCTCCGCCATCACGACTCAGCGAAATGAGGTCGTCATGCATACCGATACCTCGCTGTTGCCCAAACGACGTGCCGCCTGGGCGAGCTGGAACTATCGCCTTGACGGTCGAGAAGATGCGCAGCGCGTCAGCGTCACCTATGACATGAATATCCTGCAGCGCCTCGACGATACCAAGCATCCGCCACGCGACACCTTCTGCGTGACACTCAATGACAGCGATGCCATTGATCCAACCAAGGTGCTTGGGCGTTATGCCTATGATCACCCGCGCTTTACGCTGAAAGCCGAGGCTGCCAAAGCACGCTTCGCGGAAATTTCAGCCGTTGAAGGCAGCGTCGGAGGCCCGGTGGGGCGCACACATTTTTGCGGTGCCTGGTGGCGTAACGGTTTCCATGAAGACGGTGTATGGAGTGCATTGCGTGTTGCAGAGGCACTCGGTACCCGCGAGGCAGACGATTGA
- a CDS encoding sugar nucleotide-binding protein, with product MKLLLLDAGHCLSLGLARTASSRADLELNVVDADRIGVADIRACHADVVIVPPFVSPADAAPADVTAHAEAVEAVLAACIETETPLVWCVADQMFEQGGEGLLDEEEVPSPIDTALRRVMATGDRIRAELPHHLIVRLGPLFGPDGRDAWLPTLIERLLAGKEVRAAEDVVLCPTSVDAVAMALIGILQQQRCGADSWGAYHLAGTEPISAYAFVSIVRTQLVTRLEGIGETVVPGPLRALTLNSGTPLRRVLNCRRVLETFGVHQKPWRLELSRLLDDWIAQRAPTASISDPT from the coding sequence GTGAAACTCTTGCTGCTTGATGCCGGGCATTGCCTGAGCCTCGGCTTGGCTCGTACGGCTAGTTCACGCGCTGATCTTGAGCTCAATGTCGTCGATGCTGATCGTATTGGCGTAGCCGACATTCGCGCTTGCCATGCTGATGTCGTCATCGTACCGCCTTTTGTCAGTCCAGCGGATGCCGCGCCGGCAGATGTCACTGCCCATGCCGAGGCGGTAGAGGCGGTATTGGCCGCTTGTATTGAGACAGAGACTCCGTTGGTGTGGTGTGTGGCCGATCAAATGTTCGAGCAGGGCGGGGAAGGCCTGCTGGACGAAGAGGAAGTTCCGTCCCCTATTGATACTGCCTTGCGTCGTGTCATGGCAACAGGGGATCGGATCCGCGCTGAACTGCCACATCATTTGATTGTACGCCTTGGTCCGCTGTTTGGCCCCGATGGGCGAGATGCATGGTTGCCGACGTTGATCGAACGTCTGCTGGCGGGAAAAGAAGTGCGTGCAGCGGAGGATGTCGTTCTGTGTCCGACCAGTGTCGATGCCGTGGCGATGGCATTGATTGGCATACTGCAGCAGCAGCGCTGTGGTGCAGACTCCTGGGGCGCCTATCACCTCGCCGGTACCGAGCCGATCAGTGCCTACGCGTTCGTGAGCATCGTGCGTACTCAGCTAGTCACACGTCTGGAAGGTATCGGTGAGACGGTCGTGCCAGGACCGCTCCGGGCACTGACTCTGAATTCCGGCACGCCGCTCCGCCGTGTTCTCAACTGCCGACGCGTGCTAGAGACTTTTGGTGTTCACCAGAAGCCATGGCGCCTCGAGCTTTCTCGTTTGCTGGATGATTGGATTGCGCAGCGCGCACCCACCGCCTCCATTTCTGACCCTACCTGA
- a CDS encoding DUF1365 domain-containing protein, with protein MTPASRIGYGTLRHRRHAPREHSFRYRVAMAWLALDEMPLLMSGQRLVSASHAAPLAFREKDHLPADIHGLAADSLEERVREACTRELSREGDNAPLPAGRIFLLTQLRHFGIGFNPIRLYYLYTVEGQLGAVLGEVTNIPWGERVLYAWRTDIHRRMQTACFDKRMHVSPFMPMGMRYHWRFNDPCKGQLLLQMENHPLTDDTARISEQVVFDASLSLTLEPATPRALTRLLLRFPWMTLKTVAGIHFEALRLVLKRVPIFDHPRAQP; from the coding sequence ATGACACCCGCCAGTCGCATCGGCTACGGCACATTGCGTCACCGACGCCACGCGCCACGCGAGCATAGCTTCCGCTATCGCGTGGCCATGGCCTGGTTGGCACTGGACGAAATGCCATTACTGATGAGCGGTCAACGGCTCGTCAGTGCCAGTCATGCGGCACCGCTGGCCTTTCGCGAGAAGGATCATCTGCCAGCAGATATTCATGGGCTAGCGGCTGACTCCCTTGAAGAGCGGGTACGTGAAGCCTGCACGCGAGAACTGTCACGCGAAGGGGATAACGCTCCGCTACCGGCGGGCCGCATCTTCCTATTGACTCAACTACGCCATTTCGGCATCGGTTTTAACCCTATCCGGCTCTATTACCTCTACACCGTAGAGGGCCAGCTGGGAGCTGTACTTGGCGAAGTCACCAATATCCCATGGGGCGAGCGAGTGCTATACGCCTGGCGCACCGATATCCATCGCCGCATGCAGACAGCCTGTTTCGACAAACGCATGCATGTCTCGCCCTTCATGCCGATGGGCATGCGCTACCACTGGCGCTTCAATGACCCCTGCAAGGGACAGTTATTGCTGCAGATGGAGAACCATCCACTGACTGACGACACGGCGCGTATTTCTGAACAGGTGGTCTTCGATGCAAGCCTGAGCCTGACGCTAGAGCCAGCAACCCCCCGCGCCCTGACCCGACTGCTACTGCGCTTCCCCTGGATGACGCTCAAGACCGTGGCAGGCATTCATTTCGAGGCACTGCGTCTGGTGCTCAAGCGTGTGCCGATCTTCGATCACCCACGCGCCCAGCCATAG
- the fabB gene encoding beta-ketoacyl-ACP synthase I, whose protein sequence is MRRVVVTGLGIVSCLGNDRQQVLNSLREGRSGIRRKEEYAELGFRSQVAGVVDINLEDHIDRKQLRFMGDAAAYAYISMAQAIADSGLSEEQVSNERTGLIAGSGGASSANQVEAADIMRAKGLRRVGPYRVTRTMGSTVSACLATPFKIKGINYSISSACATSAHCIGSAVEQIQLNKQDVVFAGGGEEEHWTLSCLFDAMGALSTHYNDAPETASRPYDKTRDGFVIAGGGGMLVLEELEHAKARGARIYAEVTGYGATSDGHDMVAPSGEGAARCMRQAMATVNGKIDYINTHGTSTPVGDVAELKAIQEVFGADSPAMSSTKSLTGHSLGATGVQEAIYSILMMENDFIAASANISELDDRAGGLDIVTTRRDGVKIDRILSNSFGFGGTNACLILERFED, encoded by the coding sequence ATGCGTAGAGTGGTAGTCACCGGGCTGGGCATTGTTTCCTGCCTGGGCAACGATCGCCAGCAGGTCCTGAATTCGCTCCGTGAAGGGCGTTCTGGTATCCGCCGCAAAGAGGAATACGCCGAACTGGGCTTCCGTAGCCAGGTTGCCGGCGTTGTCGACATCAACCTCGAGGACCATATCGATCGCAAGCAATTGCGCTTCATGGGCGATGCAGCGGCTTACGCTTACATCTCCATGGCGCAGGCGATTGCCGATTCTGGCCTCAGTGAAGAGCAGGTTTCAAACGAGCGTACCGGCCTCATCGCTGGCTCTGGCGGCGCCTCCTCAGCGAATCAGGTCGAGGCGGCAGATATCATGCGCGCCAAGGGCCTCCGTCGTGTCGGACCGTACCGTGTGACACGTACCATGGGCTCCACCGTTTCCGCCTGCCTGGCCACGCCGTTCAAGATCAAGGGGATCAACTACTCGATCTCCTCAGCTTGCGCGACGTCGGCTCACTGCATTGGCAGCGCGGTCGAACAGATCCAGCTGAACAAGCAGGATGTGGTATTTGCCGGTGGTGGCGAAGAAGAACACTGGACTCTGTCTTGTCTATTCGACGCCATGGGTGCCCTCTCCACCCACTACAACGATGCACCAGAAACAGCGTCACGCCCTTATGACAAGACCCGCGACGGTTTTGTCATTGCCGGTGGCGGTGGCATGTTGGTGCTTGAAGAGCTGGAGCATGCCAAGGCACGTGGCGCCAGGATTTATGCTGAAGTGACTGGCTATGGTGCAACGTCTGATGGCCACGACATGGTCGCTCCGTCTGGCGAAGGTGCAGCACGTTGCATGCGTCAGGCGATGGCAACCGTGAATGGCAAGATCGACTATATCAATACTCACGGCACCTCGACGCCGGTGGGTGATGTAGCTGAACTCAAGGCCATCCAGGAAGTCTTCGGTGCAGACAGCCCGGCGATGAGCTCGACCAAATCGCTGACGGGCCACTCACTGGGTGCGACTGGCGTGCAGGAAGCCATCTACTCGATACTGATGATGGAAAACGACTTCATTGCCGCCTCTGCCAATATCAGCGAGCTGGATGACCGTGCTGGCGGTCTCGACATTGTCACGACCCGTCGCGATGGTGTGAAGATCGACCGCATACTGTCCAACAGCTTCGGCTTTGGTGGCACCAATGCCTGTCTGATTCTGGAACGCTTCGAGGACTGA
- the phrB gene encoding deoxyribodipyrimidine photo-lyase: protein MPSSISVSTPPTASAEAEALLQLVWLRSDLRVHDNTALAAAAARGPVVAVVAPCYAQWRQHGHGANKLDFLRRGLHVLQQALAGYHIPLKILDCDTFAEVPDALASLCSSLNVAALHFNDEYAVNERARDTEVRQRLIDMNIRLHHYTDMIAFAPGELLTGKGDYYGVFTPFSKRWHKEVDARRLEVQSAPAVQAVPSDTDGQPINGDAIPPLPEDLPSPVDASLWPAGEDAAQERLERFMTFRARRYHDQRDLPATRGTSELSAYLALGMISARQCYAAVRAENGSISDGDVGLTSWVNELIWREFYQHILVGFPRVNRHRPFQRHTEALTWRDDDAGFDAWCEGRTGYPLVDAAMRQLASTGWMHNRLRMVTAMFLTKHLLIDWRRGEAFFMAHLVDGELGANNGGWQWAASTGTDAAPYFRIFNPTTQGERFDKDADFIANLVPELSSLPAKHRHQPSDEDRHACGYPRPIVDHKAARLRALDTFKALSKSE, encoded by the coding sequence GTGCCTTCATCTATCTCTGTTTCTACCCCCCCCACGGCCTCCGCAGAAGCGGAGGCTCTCCTGCAGCTTGTCTGGCTGCGCAGCGACCTGCGTGTACACGACAACACTGCACTCGCGGCCGCAGCGGCTCGTGGCCCGGTCGTTGCCGTCGTTGCTCCCTGCTACGCGCAATGGCGTCAGCATGGCCACGGCGCCAACAAGCTCGACTTTCTGCGCCGTGGCCTACACGTGCTGCAGCAGGCACTCGCCGGCTATCACATCCCCCTCAAGATTCTCGACTGCGATACCTTTGCAGAGGTCCCCGATGCTCTGGCCTCTCTCTGTAGCTCTCTGAATGTCGCTGCACTGCACTTCAACGACGAGTACGCCGTCAATGAGCGTGCACGCGATACCGAAGTCCGCCAGCGCCTCATTGACATGAATATCCGGCTACATCACTACACCGACATGATCGCGTTCGCGCCGGGCGAATTGCTGACCGGAAAAGGCGACTACTACGGTGTCTTCACGCCGTTTTCCAAACGCTGGCACAAAGAAGTCGATGCTCGTCGACTCGAGGTACAGTCAGCCCCTGCTGTACAGGCAGTACCCAGCGATACCGACGGACAACCCATCAATGGGGATGCCATTCCACCGCTGCCGGAAGATCTCCCCTCTCCAGTAGATGCCAGTCTGTGGCCTGCAGGCGAAGACGCGGCACAGGAACGCCTCGAACGCTTCATGACCTTCCGCGCGCGCCGCTATCACGATCAACGTGATCTCCCAGCCACACGTGGCACCAGCGAGCTATCAGCCTACCTGGCATTGGGCATGATTTCGGCACGACAGTGCTATGCCGCAGTCCGCGCAGAGAACGGCAGCATCTCAGATGGCGACGTTGGCCTGACCTCCTGGGTCAACGAGTTGATCTGGCGTGAGTTCTATCAGCACATCCTCGTCGGCTTCCCGCGCGTCAATCGCCATCGTCCCTTCCAGCGCCATACCGAAGCGCTCACATGGCGCGATGATGATGCAGGCTTCGATGCTTGGTGCGAAGGGCGTACCGGCTACCCACTCGTCGATGCTGCCATGCGCCAACTGGCTAGTACCGGCTGGATGCATAATCGCCTGCGCATGGTGACGGCCATGTTCTTGACCAAGCATCTGTTGATCGATTGGCGACGTGGTGAAGCCTTCTTCATGGCGCATCTGGTCGATGGCGAGCTCGGTGCCAACAATGGTGGCTGGCAATGGGCAGCCTCGACTGGCACCGATGCCGCGCCCTATTTTCGGATTTTCAATCCAACGACCCAAGGCGAGCGTTTTGACAAGGATGCTGATTTCATCGCCAATCTTGTACCAGAGCTATCCAGCCTGCCTGCCAAGCACCGCCATCAACCGAGTGATGAAGATCGTCACGCATGCGGCTATCCGCGTCCGATCGTCGACCACAAGGCAGCCCGTCTGCGTGCCCTCGACACCTTCAAGGCCTTGTCGAAAAGCGAGTAA